The window CGGTACCCACCCTTCGAGGCGACGTTGAAAGTAGGTGGAGGTTGTGTGCAGGTCTGTGAGGTCCAGCGTGGCAGCTTTGCGAGATGATGCATCGGTGGGAGGAATATACGTAAGAAGGAACGTTTTCCTACTCAATGACCGCCAAAGCAGTGGTCGGAGGCGGCTACTGAGTGTCAAAAGGAGACCCTTTTCGAAGAGCCATGTCTCGTGTTGTGCCAGATGGTGTTGGAACTGGATAAAGTTGCCGGATCTGATAGCCTGGCAGATAGGGAAGAAGACGGGCCCTAAATCCTTGCATTCCTGACGCTGGAGCAGCAACTGGGATGGGAAACGACCCAGCAGAATGTTGCATGGGATCAAGTATGTGAGGATATTGGTTCGGTGAGAAACCAATTGTGAGGGAGTCTGGAGATATGCCTGTTCAAGACACAGCGCGGCGCGCAGGTAGTGgttgttggagaagttgaagcGGCCTAGATAATACAGAAATGTGACGCGCTGACCAGCTGGGTAAAGCGACAAAGGCGGAGAGATGGTGTTTATGTTGACAAATATCATCTTTGCGAGGTGTGTTCTCCGACACTGTTATCTTGTTAGCTTCATCTTGTATGATAGGTAAGGGCTGTAACATACTGCGAACAAGAGCTTGAGTACAAGGTTGGCAAACATGTAGACGCCGATTTTCTTGCCTTCGGGTCGATCATAGCGACCGCTGGACCGGTCTGTCAGGCAAGTGGTAAAAATCTTTTGGATGATTTCTGCTGATGATTCTGCGATGGTCTTGTCTTCGTCGACTGCACGTAGTCGACGCGCCAGCTCAGGCTGTCTGCTGAGAGACATGGTGAGACGAGCGAGAGTCTCTGACAAAGACATGCTtgtcttgagaagcatggcTCCATATGTAGGATGAGCAAAAGCAGTCGAACATGAGCTATAGTTCCGAAGTATCAGCGATGATAATTCTTGATCCGATATTCGATTTATTTCATCCATACTTAACAAGGCCACTAAGCAACTGATGCGCGCCGAGCAAATCGTCATAGTTCACGTCGCGCCAGAAAGCCATGTAATCTTTCATAAAGGCGACAAAGCCCGGCCAGACGGTCGCTTGACCCTCGGGCACGTCATCATCCTGCGGCAGTGACTTTtcgatgatgttgtcgaggccCTGCTGGCGGAATTGAGAGCGCAGCTCAGCGGCGAGGTTGTGGTATTGTTGTGGTGAGTTGGGCTCTACCTGGAGCCAAGCGCGGAGCTCGTCGCCATTCTGGGAGCGGATGAAACTACGGATTTGAGTGAGGAAGTCGAGAACCAGAGGCATTGTGAAGGGTTGGGATGTAGTAaggatgatggtggtttgGATGTAAAGTCAATTCAGGTGAGTCTGGGCTGGAAAACATGCCGGCTCCACTGTCCCATCTGAAGGAACAATAGAGCGACAATTGGCAGCCACCTACTAAACATACGGCCGGTAATGTTGATACAAATCTCAACATATAGATTCGTCATAAGCATGGTCATGGAAACAAAGAAGAACCACAATTCTTAAGAATTGCTTCAACTCAAGGATAATTCAacaagatgttgatggtagTGTTGGCATAAACATCACAATTCGAAGTATCTTACCCTGCACCATTGATTGATACTCATCCcactcaactccaacaatGTGAACAATTACATGTAATTCTACTTGATAGCGCGAGTTCATTCTTGGTTATCCAATTTTTGATTGTTTTTGTTATACTATAGTATCATAAATAGTATTACTTGTCTAATATCCCACACATTTATACGGACTCAACACGCTGCACAACAAGGGCAGTCGCAGCGCCACCACCGTTGCAAATAGCAGCAACACCATACTCACCAGGCTTAAGCTGGTGAAGAAGGGTAGTAAGGATTCGCGAGCCAGAGCTACCCAGAGCATGACCTAGTGAGATGGCACCTCCCAGAGGGTTGACCTTGGCACCCTCAAGACCCAGAATCTTGGAGTTGGCCAAGATAACGCTGGCAAAAGCCTCGTTGAACTCCCAAATAGCAACCTGGTCCTTGGTAATGCCAGCACGCTCGAGGGCGATGGGGACAGCCTTGGCGGGAGCGACAGGGAAGTCAATGGGTGCGGTAGCAGCATCAGCGTAACCGCAGATCTTGGCCAAGACTCGGGAGCCTGAACCGTACTGCTGGGCAATGGCCTTGCTTCCTAGGACAAGAGCACTGGCACCGTCGTTAAGAGTTGAGGAGTTGGCGGCTGTGACCGTGCCGCTTCCATCGCGAACGAAAGCGGGCTTAAGCGAGGGGATCTTGTCgaacttgacatccttgaagcCCTCGTCGGTGTCGATAACAGTCTCTCCCTTGCGTgacttgacagtgacagGCGCAATCTCGTCGGCAAATGCCTTGTCCTCCCAGGCTTTTTGTGCGTTGCGGTATGACTGAATGGCGTACTCATCTTGCTGCTCTCGGGTAATGTTGTGGTTCTTAACTGTGTTCTCGGCGCAGTTGCCCATGTGGAATTGGTCGTAGACGTCGGTCAAACCATCCTTAATAAGaccatcctccatcttgacgtGGCCAAAGGCAGGAAGACCGCTGGCGCGTGACACATAGTATGGGACTTGGGACATGTTCTCCATTCCACCGGCGATCTGAGCCTCGGAGAGACCCATTTGGATGTTCTGGGCAGCCAAAGTAACGGCCTTTAGTCCAGATGCGCAGACCTTGTTAATCGTTGTTGCCTCGATCTCCTTGGGTAGACCAGCGAAGATGACAGCCTGTCGGGCAGGCGCTTGACCGACAGAGCCCTGAAGGACGTTGCCCATATACACATCggtgatcttctcgacgGGGACCTTTGACTTTTCTAGGGCGGCCTTGATCGCAACAGCGCCAAGCTTGGGAGCTGATACTGATAGGAAAGAGCCATTGAACTGGTGGTAATGTTAATAAGATGCCACAAAGCTCGCTATCCAGGCGATTTCATACCTTTGCGGTAGGGGTTCGGGCAGCGCTCAGAATATAGGCGTCTTGAAGTTCCTTGCGCAGAGCTGGCCTCGTAGAGAACTGTCGTGCGCCATTCACATGTCCAGCAAGCTGGGCCAGCCGGCCAGCGGATCTAAGTTGTGTCACAGTCATATCGAGGGAGATTGTGGGGTATCAAGATGTAACAAGACAAAAGCAGAACGGAATAAAtaaaaggaagaagacgtcTGAAGAAAGAGGTAGAGATCAATTGTATTGTAGCACGGATATATACAACGAGACGACCTCGGGTATCGTAATCACGGTCCTCTTCGGCTTTCAGCGGGGGAGGAGGGCCGCCCGAGGTGGTGGGAACAAGCGCTCCCGTATCGAATCCGGGGCACCGCAAAGTGACGTCGCTAGAATTAGCAGCCCAAGTAATGTTTACAAGGGCTTCCAGTACGTATAGCTGCTAGTATCTTTATTACCTCTATTGTCTTTCCCTATGAACAGTCAATGATCTCTTTCTATTGTTGTCTATGAAGAACATTTGCTAAACAGTAACAACTCTCGCTTCGCGGTGTCATTCCGAATCGGAATCACATATTGTTTCCAGACTTCACCCTCAAGGAGAGAGCGGCCTTTGTCCTCCGCGATCATGTGAAAGTTTCCGGAACTAATGGA is drawn from Fusarium graminearum PH-1 chromosome 3, whole genome shotgun sequence and contains these coding sequences:
- a CDS encoding acetyl-CoA acetyltransferase, which translates into the protein MTVTQLRSAGRLAQLAGHVNGARQFSTRPALRKELQDAYILSAARTPTAKFNGSFLSVSAPKLGAVAIKAALEKSKVPVEKITDVYMGNVLQGSVGQAPARQAVIFAGLPKEIEATTINKVCASGLKAVTLAAQNIQMGLSEAQIAGGMENMSQVPYYVSRASGLPAFGHVKMEDGLIKDGLTDVYDQFHMGNCAENTVKNHNITREQQDEYAIQSYRNAQKAWEDKAFADEIAPVTVKSRKGETVIDTDEGFKDVKFDKIPSLKPAFVRDGSGTVTAANSSTLNDGASALVLGSKAIAQQYGSGSRVLAKICGYADAATAPIDFPVAPAKAVPIALERAGITKDQVAIWEFNEAFASVILANSKILGLEGAKVNPLGGAISLGHALGSSGSRILTTLLHQLKPGEYGVAAICNGGGAATALVVQRVESV